A region of Lagenorhynchus albirostris chromosome 20, mLagAlb1.1, whole genome shotgun sequence DNA encodes the following proteins:
- the GCGR gene encoding glucagon receptor, protein MPPILPRCPHLLLLLLLACQPQAPSAQVMDFLFEKWKLYGDQCLYNLSLLPPPTELVCNRTFDKYSCWPDTPPNTTANISCPWYLPWHHKVQHRLVFKRCGPDGQWVRGPRGQPWRNASQCQMDDKELEVQKEVAKMYSSFQVMYTVGYSLSLGALLLALAILLGLSKLHCTRNYIHVNLFASFVLKASSVLVIDTLLKTRYSQRIGDDFSVSVWLSDGAVAGCRVAAVFMQYGVVANYCWLLVEGVYLHSLLSFATIPERSCFPLYLGIGWGAPMLFVTPWVVVKCLFENIQCWTSNDNMGFWWILRFPVFLAILINFFIFIRILHLLVAKLQAHQMRYTDYKFRLAKSTLTLIPLLGVHEVVFAFVTDEHAQGTLRSAKLFFDLFLSSFQGLLVAVLYCFLNKEVQSELLRRWHRWREGKALQEECHVGSHTARPTGGPPSEKLLLSRGSGSNRTSQDPSTETHLAGSLPGLAENPF, encoded by the exons ATGCCCCCCATCCTGCCACgctgcccccacctcctcctgcttCTGCTGCTGGCCTGCCAG CCGCAGGCCCCCTCCGCTCAGGTGATGGACTTCCTGTTTGAGAAGTGGAAGCTCTATGGCGACCAGTGTCTCTACAACCTGAGCCTGCTGCCCCCCCCAACTG AGCTGGTCTGTAATAGAACCTTTGACAAATATTCCTGCTGGCCGGACACCCCTCCCAACACCACAGCCAACATCTCCTGCCCCTGGTACCTGCCCTGGCACCACAAAG TGCAGCACCGCCTCGTCTTCAAGAGGTGTGGGCCTGATGGGCAGTGGGTACGTGGGCCGCGGGGGCAGCCATGGCGAAATGCTTCCCAGTGCCAGATGGACGACAAGGAGCTTGAGGTCCAG AAGGAGGTGGCCAAGATGTACAGCAGCTTCCAGGTGATGTACACCGTGGGCTACTCCCTGTCCCTGGGGGCCCTGCTCCTGGCCCTGGCCATCCTGCTGGGCCTCAG CAAGCTGCACTGCACCCGAAACTACATCCACGTGAACCTGTTCGCGTCCTTCGTGCTCAAGGCCAGCTCTGTGCTGGTCATCGACACACTGCTCAAGACCCGCTACAGCCAGAGGATTGGGGACGACTTCAGCGTGAGCGTCTGGCTGAGTGACGGG GCAGTGGCCGGCTGCCGGGTGGCCGCGGTGTTCATGCAGTACGGCGTCGTGGCCAACTACTGCTGGCTGCTGGTGGAGGGCGTGTACTTGCACAGCCTGCTGAGCTTCGCCACCATCCCTGAAAGGAGCTGCTTCCCCCTCTACCTGGGCATCGGCTGGG GTGCCCCCATGCTGTTCGTCACCCCCTGGGTGGTGGTCAAGTGTCTGTTTGAGAACATCCA GTGCTGGACCAGCAATGACAACATGGGCTTCTGGTGGATCCTGCGCTTCCCCGTCTTCCTGGCCATCCTG atcAACTTCTTCATCTTCATCCGCATCCTTCACCTCCTGGTGGCCAAGCTGCAAGCCCACCAGATGCGCTATACTGACTACAAATTCCG GCTGGCCAAGTCCACGCTGACCCTCATCCCCCTGTTGGGGGTCCACGAGGTGGTGTTTGCCTTTGTGACCGACGAGCATGCCCAGGGCACCCTGCGCTCCGCCAAGCTCTTCTTCGACCTCTTCCTCAGCTCCTTCCAG GGCCTGCTGGTGGCTGTTCTCTACTGTTTCCTCAACAAGGAG GTGCAGTCGGAGTTGCTGCGGCGCTGGCATCGCTGGCGTGAGGGCAAAGCACTGCAGGAGGAGTGCCATGTCGGCAGCCACACGGCCAGGCCCACTGGTGGCCCCCCCAGTGAGAAGCTGCTGCTCTCAAGGGGCAGTGGCAGCAACAGGACTAGCCAGGACCCCTCTACGGAGACCCACTTGGCTGGCAGCCTCCCTGGATTGGCTGAGAACCCCTTCTGA
- the MCRIP1 gene encoding mapk-regulated corepressor-interacting protein 1 isoform X2 encodes MTSSPVSRVVYNGKRNSSPRSPPNSSEIFTPAHEENVRFIYEEPLTTPASCSLAGRGAGPAQPDVGQRAGPGGGVCGEGP; translated from the exons ATGACCAG TTCCCCTGTCTCCAGAGTCGTCTACAACGGCAAGaggaacagtagcccccgctctccccCCAACAGCAGTGAGATCTTCACCCCGGCCCACGAGGAGAATGTGCGCTTCATTTATGAAG AGCCCCTGACCACCCCTGCTTCCTGCAGCCTGGCAGGGCGTGGAGCGGGACCTGCGCAGCCAGATGTCGGGCAGCGAGCGGGGCCTGGTGGAGGAGTATGTGGAGAAGGTCCCTAA
- the MCRIP1 gene encoding mapk-regulated corepressor-interacting protein 1 isoform X1 translates to MTSSPVSRVVYNGKRNSSPRSPPNSSEIFTPAHEENVRFIYEAWQGVERDLRSQMSGSERGLVEEYVEKVPNPSLKTFKPIDLSDLKRRNTQDAKKS, encoded by the exons ATGACCAG TTCCCCTGTCTCCAGAGTCGTCTACAACGGCAAGaggaacagtagcccccgctctccccCCAACAGCAGTGAGATCTTCACCCCGGCCCACGAGGAGAATGTGCGCTTCATTTATGAAG CCTGGCAGGGCGTGGAGCGGGACCTGCGCAGCCAGATGTCGGGCAGCGAGCGGGGCCTGGTGGAGGAGTATGTGGAGAAGGTCCCTAACCCCAGCCTGAAGA CCTTCAAGCCCATCGACCTGAGCGACCTGAAACGCCGGAACACGCAGGACGCCAAGAAGTCCTAA
- the PPP1R27 gene encoding protein phosphatase 1 regulatory subunit 27 encodes MILRARLERLSFSPWGVSMTAQLYIALRALYKQEVPWPAGARRALRWLCWRSSSAGRACTPLWSGHLPPPSSRVPTGVAHTIAARMPSRTVRYARYSPRQRRRRLLAERSVRFPNDVLFLDHIRQGDLEQVGRFIRARKVALDTIHPSGLAALHEAVLSGNLECVKLLVKYGADIHQRDETGWTPLHIACSDGYPDIARYLISLGADREAANDDGDLPSDLIDPDFKDLVELFKGTKMD; translated from the exons ATGATCCTGAGGGCACGGCTGGAGCGGCTCAGTTTCAGCCCCTGGGGTGTAAGCATGACTGCGCAGCTTTATATAGCTCTGCGGGCCCTATATAAGCAGGAGGTGCCCTGGCCAGCGGGAGCACGGAGAGCACTGAGGTGGCTGTGCTGGAGATCATCATCGGCCggaagagcctgcacgccactCTGGTCTGGGCACCTTCCTCCCCCAAGCAGTAGGGTCCCCACAGGGGTGGCCCACACCATAGCTGCCAGGATGCCCAGCAGAACAGTCCGCTATGCCCGCTACAGCCCGAGGCAGCGGCGCCGGAGGCTACTGGCTGAACGCAGTGTGCGCTTCCCTAACGATGTCCTGTTCTTGGACCACATCCGCCAGGGCGACCTGGAGCAGGTGGGGCGCTTCATCCGGGCTCGGAAAGTCGCCCTGGACACCATCCACCCCTCAG GTCTGGCTGCCCTTCACGAAGCAGTGCTTTCTGGAAACCTGGAGTGCGTGAAGCTGCTAGTCAAATACGGGGCGGACATTCATCAGCGAGATGAGACAGGCTGGACACCCCTGCACATCGCTTGCAGCGATGGGTACCCTGACATAGCCAG GTACCTCATTTCCCTGGGGGCAGACAGAGAAGCAGCCAACGACGATGGTGATCTGCCCTCGGACCTCATTGACCCTGACTTCAAGGACTTGGTGGAGTTATTCAAAGGGACTAAGATGGACTga